One region of Vigna angularis cultivar LongXiaoDou No.4 chromosome 10, ASM1680809v1, whole genome shotgun sequence genomic DNA includes:
- the LOC108336283 gene encoding probable starch synthase 4, chloroplastic/amyloplastic isoform X1, whose amino-acid sequence MGTLFFFHPPIPRLQLPSVPKPVAFPPISCLRNNGDVSGFHEHKSEGNKNVDISQTISNDGQNVKQDNIWQLFKEAQQNILYLNDQRLGAIKELEKTNREKHSLLKKIKKLEAEKQAGAGKVNQSTCSELLLRIDAMVLSSMISPGEASELRSLVINHKVSLADVFNIISRKKDPELLGQLRHFAHGHKKNGFHIVHICTEMTPMVPRGSVASYVTGISRALQRKGHLVEVILPKYASLNLNEVQGLREVNVEAYSYFNGQLHGNKIWTGVVYGIGVTLIEPKYFSSFFNREMIYGYPDDFERFSYFCRASLDYIVKCGKQPDVLHIHNWETAIVGPLFWDIFVKQGLGGTKILFTCHGFNSQGIEQPDKLALCGLDPLRLHRADRLQDNTNTQLVNILKGGIIYSNKVVIMSSIHQKHAIVHNLSHELEPTLNEHRDKLVIAPYGLDRSTWDPSTDYLLPENFNAENFKGKVVCKVSLLQQLGLSEHSSSILVGFIFPEGRDLDVKRLKEVILNAKQQDVQFIFLGTSERSVLNQTLESLQKELKDDNLKLFPTYDEALLHLVFAGSDIILCQSFVDPTDEIPLIALRYGAAPIALTSDASTNRVIPFERNFTNQDHEATMYSKLINSSFLNISLGLAVDEIRTNPATWKRKIMQAMAHDLSWDGECYDLHFAAYSAIKNM is encoded by the exons ATGGGGACATTGTTTTTCTTCCATCCACCGATTCCTCGTCTTCAACTCCCTTCCGTGCCAAAACCCGTTGCATTCCCTCCTATTTCTTGCCTGAG GAATAATGGAGATGTCAGTGGCTTTCATGAACACAa GTCAGAGGGTAATAAAAATGTGGACATATCCCAG ACAATATCTAATGATGGCCAGAATGTGAAACAAGATAATATTTGGCAATTGTTCAAAGAAGCTCAACAGA ACATACTGTACTTGAACGACCAACGTCTTGGGGCCATTAAGGAACTTGAGAAAACGAATAGAGAAAAGCACTCGCTactaaaaaagataaagaaattgGAAGCAGAAAAGCAGGCTGGTGCTGGTAAAG TTAATCAATCAACTTGTTCAGAGTTGCTGCTTCGGATAGATGCCATGGTCCTTAGCAGCATGATTAGCCCTGGAGAAGCATCTGAATTAAGAAGTTTGGTGATTAATCACAAAGTGAGTCTGGCGGATGTTTTTAATATCATCTCACGCAAAAAAGATCCCGAACTTCTAGGACAACTTCGTCACTTTGCACATGGACACAAAAA GAATGGTTTTCATATTGTTCACATTTGCACAGAAATGACGCCAATGGTCCCTAGAGGATCGGTAGCTTCATATGTGACTGGCATATCTCGTGCACTTCAAAGAAAGGGTCACTTGGTGGAAGTTATATTGCCAAA GTATGCAAGTTTAAACCTCAATGAAGTGCAAGGATTGCGTGAAGTTAATGTAGAAGCTTACTCATATTTTAATGGTCAATTGCatggaaataaaatttggaCTGG TGTTGTTTATGGCATTGGAGTCACTTTGATTGAACCAAAGTACTTTTCATCGTTTTTCAATCGTGAGATGATATATGGCTATCCAGATGATTTTGAAAG GTTCTCCTACTTTTGTCGAGCATCATTGGATTATATTGTAAAATGTGGGAAGCAGCCTGATGTATTACATATTCATAATTGGGAGACTGCCATAGTTGGGCCCCTTTTCTGGGATATATTTGTTAAACAG GGACTTGGAGgaaccaaaatattatttacatgcCATGGCTTCAATTCACAG GGTATTGAACAACCAGATAAATTGGCCTTATGCGGGCTTGATCCTTTAAGACTTCATCGCGCTGATCGTTTACAAGACAACACTAACACACAACTAGTCAATATTTTAAAG GGTGGAATTATCTATTCAAATAAAGTTGTAATAATGTCGTCTATCCATCAAAAGCATGCAATTGTTCATAATCTGAGTCATGAACTGGAACCTACTTTAAATGAGCATAG GGACAAGTTGGTCATTGCTCCTTATGGGTTAGACAGGTCAACTTGGGATCCTTCGACAGACTATCTTCTTCCAGAAAATTTCAATGCTGAAAATTTCAAAGGAAAAGTTGTTTGCAAAGTTTCATTGCTGCAGCAGCTGGGGTTATCTGAACATTCTTCCAGTATTCTT gTTGGATTCATTTTTCCGGAAGGACGAGACCTGGATGTGAAAAGGCTGAAGGAAGTTATCTTGAATGCCAAGCAACAGGATGTCCAG TTCATATTTTTGGGGACCAGTGAAAGATCAGTCTTGAATCAGACCCTTGAATCGCTTCAGAAGGAACTCAAG GATGATAATCTTAAACTTTTTCCTACTTATGATGAAGCTCTGTTGCATTTAGTCTTTGCTGGATCGGACATCATCTTGTGCCAATCTTTCGTTGATCCTACTGACGAAATCCCT CTCATAGCATTAAGGTATGGAGCAGCTCCAATAGCACTTACCTCTGATGCAAGCACAAACAG GGTGATACCTTTTGAAAGGAACTTCACAAACCAAGACCATGAGGCTACCATGTACTCAAAATTGATCAACTCTAGCTTTTTAAACATCTCTCTCGGCCTTGCTGTTGATGAAATT AGGACTAACCCTGCAACGTGGAAACGAAAAATAATGCAAGCAATGGCACATGACTTATCATGGGATGGTGAATGCTACGATCTTCATTTTGCAGCTTACTCTGCTATAAAGAAtatgtaa
- the LOC108336283 gene encoding probable starch synthase 4, chloroplastic/amyloplastic isoform X2, with protein sequence MQWMALIPNVNQSTCSELLLRIDAMVLSSMISPGEASELRSLVINHKVSLADVFNIISRKKDPELLGQLRHFAHGHKKNGFHIVHICTEMTPMVPRGSVASYVTGISRALQRKGHLVEVILPKYASLNLNEVQGLREVNVEAYSYFNGQLHGNKIWTGVVYGIGVTLIEPKYFSSFFNREMIYGYPDDFERFSYFCRASLDYIVKCGKQPDVLHIHNWETAIVGPLFWDIFVKQGLGGTKILFTCHGFNSQGIEQPDKLALCGLDPLRLHRADRLQDNTNTQLVNILKGGIIYSNKVVIMSSIHQKHAIVHNLSHELEPTLNEHRDKLVIAPYGLDRSTWDPSTDYLLPENFNAENFKGKVVCKVSLLQQLGLSEHSSSILVGFIFPEGRDLDVKRLKEVILNAKQQDVQFIFLGTSERSVLNQTLESLQKELKDDNLKLFPTYDEALLHLVFAGSDIILCQSFVDPTDEIPLIALRYGAAPIALTSDASTNRVIPFERNFTNQDHEATMYSKLINSSFLNISLGLAVDEIRTNPATWKRKIMQAMAHDLSWDGECYDLHFAAYSAIKNM encoded by the exons ATGCAATGGATGGCTTTGATACCAAATG TTAATCAATCAACTTGTTCAGAGTTGCTGCTTCGGATAGATGCCATGGTCCTTAGCAGCATGATTAGCCCTGGAGAAGCATCTGAATTAAGAAGTTTGGTGATTAATCACAAAGTGAGTCTGGCGGATGTTTTTAATATCATCTCACGCAAAAAAGATCCCGAACTTCTAGGACAACTTCGTCACTTTGCACATGGACACAAAAA GAATGGTTTTCATATTGTTCACATTTGCACAGAAATGACGCCAATGGTCCCTAGAGGATCGGTAGCTTCATATGTGACTGGCATATCTCGTGCACTTCAAAGAAAGGGTCACTTGGTGGAAGTTATATTGCCAAA GTATGCAAGTTTAAACCTCAATGAAGTGCAAGGATTGCGTGAAGTTAATGTAGAAGCTTACTCATATTTTAATGGTCAATTGCatggaaataaaatttggaCTGG TGTTGTTTATGGCATTGGAGTCACTTTGATTGAACCAAAGTACTTTTCATCGTTTTTCAATCGTGAGATGATATATGGCTATCCAGATGATTTTGAAAG GTTCTCCTACTTTTGTCGAGCATCATTGGATTATATTGTAAAATGTGGGAAGCAGCCTGATGTATTACATATTCATAATTGGGAGACTGCCATAGTTGGGCCCCTTTTCTGGGATATATTTGTTAAACAG GGACTTGGAGgaaccaaaatattatttacatgcCATGGCTTCAATTCACAG GGTATTGAACAACCAGATAAATTGGCCTTATGCGGGCTTGATCCTTTAAGACTTCATCGCGCTGATCGTTTACAAGACAACACTAACACACAACTAGTCAATATTTTAAAG GGTGGAATTATCTATTCAAATAAAGTTGTAATAATGTCGTCTATCCATCAAAAGCATGCAATTGTTCATAATCTGAGTCATGAACTGGAACCTACTTTAAATGAGCATAG GGACAAGTTGGTCATTGCTCCTTATGGGTTAGACAGGTCAACTTGGGATCCTTCGACAGACTATCTTCTTCCAGAAAATTTCAATGCTGAAAATTTCAAAGGAAAAGTTGTTTGCAAAGTTTCATTGCTGCAGCAGCTGGGGTTATCTGAACATTCTTCCAGTATTCTT gTTGGATTCATTTTTCCGGAAGGACGAGACCTGGATGTGAAAAGGCTGAAGGAAGTTATCTTGAATGCCAAGCAACAGGATGTCCAG TTCATATTTTTGGGGACCAGTGAAAGATCAGTCTTGAATCAGACCCTTGAATCGCTTCAGAAGGAACTCAAG GATGATAATCTTAAACTTTTTCCTACTTATGATGAAGCTCTGTTGCATTTAGTCTTTGCTGGATCGGACATCATCTTGTGCCAATCTTTCGTTGATCCTACTGACGAAATCCCT CTCATAGCATTAAGGTATGGAGCAGCTCCAATAGCACTTACCTCTGATGCAAGCACAAACAG GGTGATACCTTTTGAAAGGAACTTCACAAACCAAGACCATGAGGCTACCATGTACTCAAAATTGATCAACTCTAGCTTTTTAAACATCTCTCTCGGCCTTGCTGTTGATGAAATT AGGACTAACCCTGCAACGTGGAAACGAAAAATAATGCAAGCAATGGCACATGACTTATCATGGGATGGTGAATGCTACGATCTTCATTTTGCAGCTTACTCTGCTATAAAGAAtatgtaa
- the LOC108336283 gene encoding probable starch synthase 4, chloroplastic/amyloplastic isoform X3 — translation MVLSSMISPGEASELRSLVINHKVSLADVFNIISRKKDPELLGQLRHFAHGHKKNGFHIVHICTEMTPMVPRGSVASYVTGISRALQRKGHLVEVILPKYASLNLNEVQGLREVNVEAYSYFNGQLHGNKIWTGVVYGIGVTLIEPKYFSSFFNREMIYGYPDDFERFSYFCRASLDYIVKCGKQPDVLHIHNWETAIVGPLFWDIFVKQGLGGTKILFTCHGFNSQGIEQPDKLALCGLDPLRLHRADRLQDNTNTQLVNILKGGIIYSNKVVIMSSIHQKHAIVHNLSHELEPTLNEHRDKLVIAPYGLDRSTWDPSTDYLLPENFNAENFKGKVVCKVSLLQQLGLSEHSSSILVGFIFPEGRDLDVKRLKEVILNAKQQDVQFIFLGTSERSVLNQTLESLQKELKDDNLKLFPTYDEALLHLVFAGSDIILCQSFVDPTDEIPLIALRYGAAPIALTSDASTNRVIPFERNFTNQDHEATMYSKLINSSFLNISLGLAVDEIRTNPATWKRKIMQAMAHDLSWDGECYDLHFAAYSAIKNM, via the exons ATGGTCCTTAGCAGCATGATTAGCCCTGGAGAAGCATCTGAATTAAGAAGTTTGGTGATTAATCACAAAGTGAGTCTGGCGGATGTTTTTAATATCATCTCACGCAAAAAAGATCCCGAACTTCTAGGACAACTTCGTCACTTTGCACATGGACACAAAAA GAATGGTTTTCATATTGTTCACATTTGCACAGAAATGACGCCAATGGTCCCTAGAGGATCGGTAGCTTCATATGTGACTGGCATATCTCGTGCACTTCAAAGAAAGGGTCACTTGGTGGAAGTTATATTGCCAAA GTATGCAAGTTTAAACCTCAATGAAGTGCAAGGATTGCGTGAAGTTAATGTAGAAGCTTACTCATATTTTAATGGTCAATTGCatggaaataaaatttggaCTGG TGTTGTTTATGGCATTGGAGTCACTTTGATTGAACCAAAGTACTTTTCATCGTTTTTCAATCGTGAGATGATATATGGCTATCCAGATGATTTTGAAAG GTTCTCCTACTTTTGTCGAGCATCATTGGATTATATTGTAAAATGTGGGAAGCAGCCTGATGTATTACATATTCATAATTGGGAGACTGCCATAGTTGGGCCCCTTTTCTGGGATATATTTGTTAAACAG GGACTTGGAGgaaccaaaatattatttacatgcCATGGCTTCAATTCACAG GGTATTGAACAACCAGATAAATTGGCCTTATGCGGGCTTGATCCTTTAAGACTTCATCGCGCTGATCGTTTACAAGACAACACTAACACACAACTAGTCAATATTTTAAAG GGTGGAATTATCTATTCAAATAAAGTTGTAATAATGTCGTCTATCCATCAAAAGCATGCAATTGTTCATAATCTGAGTCATGAACTGGAACCTACTTTAAATGAGCATAG GGACAAGTTGGTCATTGCTCCTTATGGGTTAGACAGGTCAACTTGGGATCCTTCGACAGACTATCTTCTTCCAGAAAATTTCAATGCTGAAAATTTCAAAGGAAAAGTTGTTTGCAAAGTTTCATTGCTGCAGCAGCTGGGGTTATCTGAACATTCTTCCAGTATTCTT gTTGGATTCATTTTTCCGGAAGGACGAGACCTGGATGTGAAAAGGCTGAAGGAAGTTATCTTGAATGCCAAGCAACAGGATGTCCAG TTCATATTTTTGGGGACCAGTGAAAGATCAGTCTTGAATCAGACCCTTGAATCGCTTCAGAAGGAACTCAAG GATGATAATCTTAAACTTTTTCCTACTTATGATGAAGCTCTGTTGCATTTAGTCTTTGCTGGATCGGACATCATCTTGTGCCAATCTTTCGTTGATCCTACTGACGAAATCCCT CTCATAGCATTAAGGTATGGAGCAGCTCCAATAGCACTTACCTCTGATGCAAGCACAAACAG GGTGATACCTTTTGAAAGGAACTTCACAAACCAAGACCATGAGGCTACCATGTACTCAAAATTGATCAACTCTAGCTTTTTAAACATCTCTCTCGGCCTTGCTGTTGATGAAATT AGGACTAACCCTGCAACGTGGAAACGAAAAATAATGCAAGCAATGGCACATGACTTATCATGGGATGGTGAATGCTACGATCTTCATTTTGCAGCTTACTCTGCTATAAAGAAtatgtaa